A single region of the Plasmodium malariae genome assembly, chromosome: 7 genome encodes:
- the PmUG01_07050700 gene encoding fam-l protein, whose protein sequence is MNIIFFLIEHTTTYKFYIMEKKNKLLLFINIATFIPLTWICHFSNETMTFYESLGENYKNDKKLNKKNYRLLAKCKHNKDSCTMGLKEGIPNNDMKERKDISNNENIFAQLNRQSNRSLSRNIERHKKDKKNNSRIFETKQYSRFEKKIFKELDYANFLKNNRGISNRIYHKIIRKKYGFRLGLPIFFVLLLSILLLLDLFVGYGLINGLFKVLNIISVSLGYEAKGSVKAVQEMLKPLHNWLINSPFSSFFKSVKELSNVGDKVSKHYYITGFFGFLIYFIPLFIIGVTCILRVFYYHKKVKKYEKIKFKKR, encoded by the exons atgaatataattttttttttaattgaacaTACTAccacatataaattttatataatggaaaaaaaaaataagttactcttatttattaatatcgCTACGTTTATACCTTTAACATGGATATGTCATTTTAGCAATGAAACt ATGACATTTTATGAATCTTTGggtgaaaattataaaaatgacaaaaaattaaataaaaagaattatcgATTATTAGCAAAATGTAAACATAATAAGGATTCGTGTACTATGGGGTTAAAAGAAGGGATACCAAATAATGATatgaaagaaagaaaagatatatctaataatgaaaacataTTTGCACAATTAAATAGACAATCAAATAGAAGTTTATCAAGGAATATAGAAAGGCacaaaaaagataagaaaaataattctcgtatatttgaaacaaaacAATATTCACGTTtcgaaaaaaagatattcaAGGAACTTGATTATGCTAACTTTCTTAAAAACAACAGGGGGATTAGTAATAGGATTTACCACAAAATAATACGTAAAAAGTACGGATTTCGATTAGGTTTacctatattttttgttttgttgttATCCATATTACTTTTACTAGATTTATTCGTGGGTTATGGACTTATAAATGGTTTGTTTAAGGTTTTGAATATTATCTCTGTATCTTTGGGGTACGAAGCTAAAGGAAGTGTGAAAGCAGTACAAGAAATGTTGAAACCTCTGCATAACTGGTTGATAAATTCCCCTTTTAGTTCATTCTTCAAATCTGTTAAAGAATTAAGTAATGTGGGGGATAAAGTAAGTaagcattattatataacagGCTTCTTTGGTTTtctgatatattttatacccCTCTTTATAATAGGTGTTACATGTATATTAAGGGTTTTTTActaccataaaaaagttaaaaaatatgaaaaaattaagttcaaaaaaaggtaa
- the PmUG01_07050800 gene encoding fam-m protein, with protein sequence MKQIVKSILFIKIFAFILLTGICHFKNDVNTFNKSMDGEYTLGRKLDIKTFRLLAKCKHDKDSNILEFKQNIQNNTKCKKKDIAINEKGDKDKNKKSNKSPLNKAQYYTEVIDYNNGMFDGKHFHFEKKWIKKKDYDNFLERNRRICDISLRKIRFRKYSIGVAMFLIFLLLGIGIPILSSLPSLKEAWESITNNGILKTLKDNVEAWGENVLSYLIIALFSVLMVMLAIMLIVGFYKILRNNEKYNKIKLIKE encoded by the exons atgaaaCAAATAGTTAAgtcaattttatttattaaaatttttgcgtttatccttttaactgggatatgtcattttaaaaatgatgtG aacaCGTTTAATAAATCCATGGATGGAGAGTACACACTTGGAAGAAAATtagatataaaaacatttcgATTACTTGCAAAATGTAAGCACGATAAggattcaaatattttagagttcaaacaaaatatacaaaacaaTACAAAgtgcaaaaaaaaggatatagctattaatgaaaaagggGACAAAGATAAAAACAAGAAATCTAATAAAAGTCCATTAAATAAGGCACAATACTATACCGAAGttatagattataataatggaatgtttgatggaaaacattttcattttgaaaaaaaatggattaaaaaaaaagattacgATAATTTTCTTGAAAGAAACAGGAGAATTTGTGATATAtcattaagaaaaataagatttAGAAAGTATAGCATTGGAGTTGctatgtttttaatttttctcttGCTGGGAATAGGAATACCCATATTATCAAGTTTACCATCCTTGAAAGAGGCATGGGAAAGCATTACAAACAATGGAATATTGAAAACATTGAAAGATAATGTAGAAGCATGGGGAGAAAACGTACTTTCCTATCTTATTATAGCATTATTTAGCGTACTTATGGTTATGTTAGCTATTATGCTTATAGTAGGGTTCTACAagattttaagaaataatgaaaaatataacaaaattaagtTAATAAAGGAgtaa